In Natronococcus sp. AD-5, the genomic window ACCGTCGTGGCGGCGTCGTAGTCCTCGAGTACGTCGGGATCGAGTTTCAGAAAGCACCGCTCGTCGCGGAGCCGCGGGACGGCCATGTAAACGGTCTTCCCGTCGCGGAGCGCTCGACGACGAACCGGAAGCTGCGGCGCGTCGGGATTCGCCTTGATCGCCGTCGCCGCCTCCCACTCTGGCCGGTCGGCGAGCCGATCGGCGGCGTCCTCGGCGCCGGCGAAGTTGGGAATCCGCCCGCGAGGCGGGAACGGGAACCGGGCGACCCCGCTGTCCTCGAGGTCGTTCCAGACGCGTTCGCGAATCGCTTCCTTCTCGTCCGAGCCGTCCTCGTCACTCGTCGACATCGTTCTCTTCGCTCTCGGCGACGCTGATTTCCATCCCCGACGACTCCTCGAGCGCGTCGCTGTGAGCGAGGGTCACGAGGTGGCGCGCTTCCGGCAGGATGATCTCCTCGAGGCCGAGGCGAACCGCGTCGCGATTCCCGGGGAGGCAGAACACCGGAACCTCCTCGACGATACCCGCGCGCGCCCGGGAGGCGACGGTCCGGCTTCCGAACTCCTCGTAGGCGATGGCCGTGAACAGTTCGCTGAAGGCGGTGAGATCCTTCTCGACCAGCGGATCGACGGCCTCGAGGGTGACGTCGTTGGGTTCGATACTGGTTCCGCCGCTGGTGACGATCAGGTCGACGTCGTCCCGGTCGACCAGCCGGGAGATGACCGACTGGACCGTGTCGTAGTCGTTGTCGATATGTTCCCGCATGGCGATCTCGCACCCGTGCTCCTCGAGGAGCGCGACGATCTCGTCGCCGGCAGCGC contains:
- a CDS encoding MogA/MoaB family molybdenum cofactor biosynthesis protein, whose product is MTESDGRDDGPIGSPIGTGLVTVATNRSVDTGAAGDEIVALLEEHGCEIAMREHIDNDYDTVQSVISRLVDRDDVDLIVTSGGTSIEPNDVTLEAVDPLVEKDLTAFSELFTAIAYEEFGSRTVASRARAGIVEEVPVFCLPGNRDAVRLGLEEIILPEARHLVTLAHSDALEESSGMEISVAESEENDVDE